In the Microtus pennsylvanicus isolate mMicPen1 chromosome 6, mMicPen1.hap1, whole genome shotgun sequence genome, one interval contains:
- the Btf3 gene encoding transcription factor BTF3, translating to MKETIMNQEKLAKLQAQVRIGGKGTARRKKKVVHRTATADDKKLQFSLKKLGVNNISGIEEVNMFTNQGTVIHFNNPKVQASLAANTFTITGHAETKQLTEMLPSILNQLGADSLTSLRRLAEALPKQSVDGKAPLATGEDDDDEVPDLVENFDEASKNEAN from the exons ATGAAAGAAACGATCATGAACCAGGAAAAACTGGCCAAGCTGCAGGCACAAGTGCGCATTGGTGGGAAA GGAACTGCTCGCAGAAAGAAGAAGGTGGTTCACAGAACAGCCACAGCAGATGATAAAAAACTGCAGTTCTCCTTAAAGAAGTTAGGGGTGAACAATATCTCTGGTATTGAAGAG gtGAACATGTTTACAAACCAAGGAACAGTGATCCATTTTAACAACCCTAAAGTTCAGGCATCTctggcagcaaacaccttcacCATTACAGGCCACGCCGAGACAAAGCAACTGACAGAAATGCTTCCCAGCATTCTAAACCAGCTTGGGGCAGACAGTCTGACTAGTTTAAGGAGACTGGCTGAAGCTCTGCCCAAACAAT CTGTGGATGGAAAAGCACCCCTTGCTACTggagaggatgatgatgatgaagtccCAG ACCTGGTGGAGAATTTTGATGAGGCTTCTAAGAACGAGGCAAACTGA